In Massilia sp. METH4, the genomic window AGTACCGCGACCAGCACCAGCCCGACCAGGGAGCCGAGTGCCATCAGCAGCAGATTCTTGGGAGACTTCGATTTCGCCTTGCCGGAAGCGTTGTTCGGAGGAGTCATGCGGGGTAAACCTTTGAAATTTCGTGCTTGCATTATAAGCGAGCCGGTAGCGTCGGCACGCTTCCCCGATGCCGCATGGACATGCCGGCAAGTGTCTTATCGGACCGGCCACCTCGCGCGAGCCGAGTGTGGTTTCCTATTCACATGAAAGTGATCATGCTTTGCGGAAATGGCTTTACAGTTAGCCCGCGCTATTGCTAGCATCGACATTGCCGTCTGGAATTATTCACCTAAGTGACGGTTTTAAAACGGTTTTTTCTATTTTTGATAACGATCCCGGAGCGGTTCCCCACCGTGGCCCGGGGCGGGGAAACGCTTCGATGATGCCAGACTGGAAGACCCTGATCGGCAGCGCCACGCCGCCGCTCGTCGGGCTCGATATCAGCAGCTCCGGTGTGCGCGTGGTCGAACTGGCCCACGGCGGCAAGGACGGCCTGCGCGTCGAGCGCTACGCGGCCGAGCCGCTGCCGCGCGGCGCCGTCGTCGACGGCAACATCGAAAACTTCGACCAGGTGGTGGACGCGGTACGCCGCGTGCTGAAAAAGAGCGGCACCCGGGCGCGGCATGCCGCGCTGGGCCTGCCGCCGGCGGCCGTGATCACGAAAAAGATCGTGCTGCCCGCCGGCCTCTCCGAGGAGCAGCTCGAGGTGCAAGTCGAATCCGAGGCCAGCCAGTACATTCCATTCGCGCTGGACGACGTGAGCCTGGATTTCGACGTGATCGGTCCCCTGGCCGGCTCGGAGGACGATATCGAGGTAATGCTGGCGGCCGCGCGCCGGGAAAAGATCGAGGACCGCGTGGCCGTGGCCGAGGCGTCCGGCCTCAAGGCGGCGGTGATGGATATCGAATCGTATGCGGCGCGCGCGGCCGTGGCCCGGCTGACCGACTCGCTGCCCGGCGGCGCCGGCCAGGTGATCGCGCTGTTCCAGGTTGGCGCCTCGGCCACGCACGTGTCCGTGCTGGCCGATGGCGTGACCGTGTGGGAGCGCGAGCAACCCTTCGGCGGCAATTCGCTCACGCAGGACATCGTGCGCGCCTACGGGCTGGCATTCGAGGAAGCCGAGGCGAGAAAGAAAGCGTGGAACCCGCACGCCGCCACCGCGTCCGCCGGCG contains:
- a CDS encoding pilus assembly protein PilM; the protein is MPDWKTLIGSATPPLVGLDISSSGVRVVELAHGGKDGLRVERYAAEPLPRGAVVDGNIENFDQVVDAVRRVLKKSGTRARHAALGLPPAAVITKKIVLPAGLSEEQLEVQVESEASQYIPFALDDVSLDFDVIGPLAGSEDDIEVMLAAARREKIEDRVAVAEASGLKAAVMDIESYAARAAVARLTDSLPGGAGQVIALFQVGASATHVSVLADGVTVWEREQPFGGNSLTQDIVRAYGLAFEEAEARKKAWNPHAATASAGDMPAGYGADVLQPFLDSAALEVTRAMQFFFTSTPYTKIDRIYLAGGCAMLPGLPELIGGRTRIATAVIAPFQGMAVAPGVREQQLRADGPAFLVACGLALRRFD